One stretch of Rhizophagus irregularis chromosome 6, complete sequence DNA includes these proteins:
- a CDS encoding uncharacterized protein (SECRETED:cutsite_GQS-SN; SECRETED:prob_0.8639); SECRETED:SignalP(1-22) — translation MLNLYGIILIIVLLLVDDFGQSSNQNNKRNSNVIEAGNTRLTKVFKKLRVNSKSVDIQNNYYRDKIQQSSSQTGDNDDDDDEYNNPNLHSEEQEEFEIPDEGF, via the exons atgtTGAATTTATATggtataatattgataattgttttattgttAGTTGATGATTTTGGCCAATCAAGTAACCAgaataacaaaagaaatagTAATGTTATTGaag CTGGTAATACAAGATTGACCaaggtatttaaaaaattacggGTAAATTCAAAAAGTG ttgaTATACAAAATAACTATTATAGAGATAAAATACAACAGTCATCATCACAAACAGGTGATAATGATG atgatgatgatgaatataataatccaaatcttcattcagaagaacaagaagaatttgaaattcctgatg agggattttaa